A genomic segment from Dietzia psychralcaliphila encodes:
- a CDS encoding serine hydrolase domain-containing protein, with amino-acid sequence MESGPEIRPEPVRSLTAQEVPVVTTPPVPAPVPRSRRRGARRAGAAVLGAVVLATLGACGSAEPPPDPTPAPPASTEGMTRADVDAWLDRTIPAALESGRIAGATVSVVHDGEILTARGFGEADVTAGTAVDPETTLFRVGSVSKVVTATAVMQLVERGEVDLDTDVEQYTGLGLPHEHPVTLRHLLSHTPGYEERAAGLFGSQGVGVDLRRSLVEDPPAQVYEPGTTPAYSNYGNALAGYVVEAVSGVPFEEYVDQNILAPAGMTSSSFAQPLPDHLAADVALGYPTSDDDAIPFEVVGVPPAGSLSATATDMARFMLAHLGHPTGTGTGTGTGTEILGDDARQLMREPALDAGTLGALAAGPRMGLGWFDESRNGRTVAGHGGDTLAFHSHAQLWPDDDTGVFVSFNSTGTDAAALLLREDLLDGFADRYFPAVESAPGTVDATTRAAHARALAGTYESTRGFHTTFLTVAGPLQPIQAEVVDGDRVLFSAGVGLRPTVYEEVEPWLYREVDGNRVLSVRTDAEGRVQLIGHDSAMSLVPLTTVRAVALPALAGGVVLLLVTVLAWPAGALVRWVRTRRRTPNSGSPDDGVPDGGVPGGAGPDGHLPHRGPTWLPRTLTRVTALSAVLGLLTWVYVFVSVLGMEPVPTAVIRVAQVLTALGMLGFLAAAWRVTAEVRTRSGWFRMSTAAVVLLGFAAFSVGAYEFLLVSPDISY; translated from the coding sequence ATGGAGTCAGGCCCAGAGATCCGCCCGGAACCCGTCCGGTCGCTCACCGCACAGGAGGTCCCCGTGGTCACCACTCCCCCAGTCCCGGCGCCGGTACCCAGGTCCCGTCGCCGTGGCGCACGCCGTGCCGGGGCCGCCGTGCTCGGCGCGGTCGTCCTCGCGACGCTCGGCGCATGCGGGTCGGCGGAACCACCACCCGACCCGACGCCCGCCCCACCGGCCTCCACCGAGGGTATGACCCGCGCCGACGTCGACGCGTGGCTCGACCGGACGATCCCGGCAGCGCTCGAGTCCGGCCGGATCGCGGGGGCGACGGTGTCCGTCGTGCACGACGGCGAGATCCTCACCGCCCGTGGGTTCGGCGAGGCCGACGTCACCGCCGGCACCGCCGTCGACCCGGAAACCACCCTGTTCCGGGTGGGGTCGGTGTCGAAGGTCGTGACCGCGACAGCCGTCATGCAGCTCGTTGAACGCGGCGAGGTCGACCTGGACACGGACGTCGAGCAGTACACCGGTCTGGGCCTGCCCCACGAGCACCCGGTGACGTTGCGGCACCTGCTCAGCCACACCCCCGGTTACGAGGAGCGCGCCGCCGGGCTCTTCGGTTCGCAGGGGGTGGGCGTGGACCTGCGCCGTTCCCTGGTGGAGGACCCACCCGCCCAGGTGTACGAACCGGGCACCACGCCCGCGTACTCGAACTACGGCAACGCGCTCGCCGGGTACGTCGTCGAGGCCGTGAGCGGCGTGCCGTTCGAGGAGTACGTCGACCAGAACATCCTCGCCCCCGCCGGGATGACGTCCTCGTCCTTCGCCCAACCTCTCCCGGACCACCTGGCAGCGGACGTCGCCCTGGGGTACCCGACATCGGACGACGACGCGATCCCCTTCGAGGTGGTCGGGGTACCACCCGCCGGCTCGTTGAGCGCGACGGCCACGGATATGGCCCGGTTCATGCTCGCGCATCTCGGTCACCCCACCGGCACCGGCACCGGCACCGGCACCGGCACAGAGATCCTCGGGGACGACGCCCGTCAGCTGATGCGGGAACCCGCCCTCGACGCAGGGACCCTGGGGGCCCTAGCCGCCGGTCCGCGGATGGGTCTGGGCTGGTTCGACGAGTCCCGCAACGGTCGGACCGTCGCAGGGCACGGCGGTGACACCCTCGCCTTCCATTCCCACGCGCAGCTGTGGCCCGACGACGACACGGGCGTCTTCGTGTCCTTCAACAGCACCGGCACCGACGCCGCCGCACTACTCCTGCGCGAGGACCTTCTCGACGGCTTCGCAGACCGGTACTTCCCCGCGGTCGAGTCCGCCCCCGGCACGGTCGACGCCACGACCCGGGCGGCCCACGCCCGGGCCCTGGCCGGCACCTACGAGAGCACGCGCGGGTTCCACACCACCTTCCTCACCGTCGCCGGGCCCCTCCAGCCGATACAGGCCGAGGTCGTCGATGGTGACCGGGTGCTGTTCTCCGCCGGTGTGGGGCTGCGCCCCACCGTCTACGAGGAGGTCGAACCGTGGCTGTACCGGGAGGTCGACGGCAACCGTGTCCTCTCGGTGCGAACGGACGCCGAGGGCCGGGTCCAGCTCATCGGCCACGATTCGGCGATGTCACTGGTGCCGTTGACCACGGTCCGGGCCGTGGCGCTGCCGGCCCTCGCCGGCGGTGTCGTGCTGCTCCTGGTGACCGTCCTCGCGTGGCCCGCCGGTGCCCTCGTCCGGTGGGTGCGCACCCGGCGTCGGACACCGAACAGCGGGAGCCCGGACGACGGTGTCCCGGACGGCGGGGTCCCGGGCGGCGCGGGCCCGGACGGTCATCTCCCGCACCGTGGCCCGACCTGGCTTCCGCGCACCCTGACCCGGGTCACCGCACTGTCGGCCGTGCTGGGGCTCCTCACCTGGGTATACGTCTTTGTCTCCGTACTGGGCATGGAACCGGTGCCGACCGCCGTGATCCGGGTGGCGCAGGTGCTCACCGCCCTCGGGATGCTCGGGTTCCTGGCGGCGGCGTGGCGGGTGACCGCCGAGGTCCGCACCCGCTCGGGCTGGTTCCGGATGAGTACCGCAGCCGTGGTGCTGCTGGGGTTCGCCGCGTTCTCGGTCGGCGCGTACGAGTTCCTGCTCGTGTCCCCTGACATCAGCTACTGA
- a CDS encoding alpha/beta hydrolase yields MRETVIPIPGTSGLQATLHHAEEPRALLLLVHGFGEHSGRYGRTVEFLVDRGVNVVTYDLRGHGTAPGPRARVATEAHIRDNLAVRDAVLEWCRSPEGGGTESLPRLLMGHSMGGLIAGESGLRRPWDLAGLILSSPGLVVGEGTPAPLRAAAPVIARLLPFLPVEKLDPREISRIPEYVADYTSDPLVHHKGVPALTAGTLLAGGQKFLGRSSALRLPTLVINGSADSITSPKGARRFAQVAGSDHDPRPEITYREFEGGLHELFNDLCADEAYAALGEWLDARLG; encoded by the coding sequence ATGCGCGAGACCGTCATCCCCATCCCCGGCACCTCAGGCCTGCAGGCGACCCTGCACCACGCCGAGGAACCCCGAGCGCTGTTGCTCCTGGTCCACGGCTTCGGGGAGCACTCCGGGCGGTACGGGCGGACGGTGGAGTTCCTGGTGGATCGCGGCGTCAACGTGGTCACCTACGACCTCCGGGGCCACGGCACGGCTCCGGGGCCGCGGGCCAGGGTCGCGACGGAGGCCCACATCCGGGACAACCTGGCCGTCCGCGACGCCGTCCTGGAATGGTGCCGCTCCCCGGAGGGCGGCGGGACCGAGTCCCTCCCGCGACTGCTGATGGGGCACTCGATGGGCGGACTGATAGCGGGGGAGTCCGGTCTCCGGCGACCGTGGGACCTGGCGGGTCTGATCCTGTCCTCGCCCGGCCTCGTCGTCGGCGAGGGAACCCCCGCGCCGCTCCGGGCGGCGGCCCCGGTGATCGCCCGCCTCCTCCCGTTCCTCCCGGTGGAGAAGCTGGACCCTCGTGAGATCTCCCGCATCCCCGAGTACGTGGCGGACTACACCTCGGACCCGCTCGTACATCACAAGGGGGTGCCGGCCCTCACCGCCGGGACGTTGCTCGCGGGCGGACAGAAGTTCCTGGGGCGCTCGAGCGCCCTGCGGCTGCCGACCCTGGTGATCAACGGATCAGCGGACTCCATCACCTCACCCAAGGGCGCCCGGCGGTTCGCCCAGGTCGCGGGATCGGACCACGACCCGCGACCGGAGATCACCTACCGGGAGTTCGAAGGCGGGCTGCACGAGCTGTTCAACGATCTGTGCGCGGACGAGGCGTACGCGGCGCTCGGGGAGTGGCTGGACGCGCGGCTGGGCTGA
- a CDS encoding CHAP domain-containing protein has translation MCPLAPGRSGRLLLAALLSLFALAISTIAVPAPAHAAMSVDQFVAKHNGGKWDFDGAYGAQCVDLIQFYNRDVVGAPRLTGNAKDLFGTASGAHYHKLGSGTAPVKGDVAVWGASVGGGYGHAGIVLADQGGSVRILSQNNHAPYNGTTPTEIISMSKAGIIGYLRPKNLTPPAPTGHAPIGHVDSVAVAEPGRIAVRGWAFDRDDAARSLAVHVYIGGHAGAPGVEGHEVRADKSRPDVNSTHKISGNHGFDSFINSRKVGSQQVCVYGIGVGNGGNALIGCKTVTIPDPNPLGKFETAASSVPGTIDVKGWSFDRSRTSTALEMHVYVGGEAGNANVEVHKIRADVARSDVNNAHGISGNHGFDSRLAVKKTGTQKICVYAINTGVGWNNTSLGCKTVSIEVAAAPAPGVGTGSLGS, from the coding sequence ATGTGCCCGCTCGCGCCCGGCAGGAGTGGCCGCCTCCTCTTGGCCGCACTGCTGTCACTCTTCGCCCTGGCCATCTCGACGATCGCCGTCCCCGCGCCGGCCCACGCCGCCATGTCCGTGGACCAGTTCGTGGCGAAACACAATGGTGGGAAGTGGGACTTCGACGGAGCCTACGGAGCCCAGTGCGTCGACCTCATCCAGTTCTACAACCGCGATGTGGTCGGTGCGCCCCGGTTGACCGGCAACGCCAAGGACCTCTTCGGAACTGCCTCGGGTGCCCACTATCACAAGCTCGGATCCGGAACCGCGCCCGTCAAAGGCGACGTCGCGGTGTGGGGAGCCTCGGTCGGAGGTGGATACGGCCACGCCGGGATCGTCCTGGCCGACCAGGGCGGGAGCGTCCGCATCCTCAGCCAGAACAACCACGCCCCGTACAACGGCACCACCCCGACCGAGATCATCTCGATGAGCAAAGCGGGGATCATCGGCTACCTGCGACCGAAGAACCTGACTCCGCCGGCGCCGACAGGGCACGCCCCGATAGGCCACGTCGACTCGGTCGCCGTGGCCGAGCCCGGACGGATCGCGGTCCGCGGCTGGGCATTCGACAGGGATGACGCCGCCCGTTCACTCGCGGTCCACGTCTACATCGGCGGTCACGCCGGCGCTCCCGGCGTCGAGGGCCATGAGGTCCGGGCCGACAAGAGCCGGCCCGACGTCAACTCGACCCACAAGATCTCGGGAAATCACGGCTTCGACTCGTTCATCAACTCCAGGAAGGTGGGCTCCCAGCAGGTCTGCGTGTACGGCATCGGCGTGGGGAACGGCGGGAACGCGCTCATCGGGTGCAAGACGGTCACCATCCCCGACCCCAACCCCCTGGGGAAGTTCGAGACCGCCGCGTCGTCCGTCCCCGGAACGATCGACGTCAAGGGGTGGTCGTTCGACCGGAGTAGGACGAGCACTGCGCTCGAGATGCACGTCTACGTCGGCGGAGAGGCCGGGAACGCCAACGTGGAGGTCCACAAGATCAGGGCCGATGTGGCCAGGTCCGACGTGAACAACGCACATGGGATCTCCGGGAACCACGGGTTCGACAGCCGGCTCGCCGTGAAGAAGACCGGAACCCAGAAGATCTGTGTCTACGCGATCAATACGGGTGTCGGGTGGAACAACACCTCGCTGGGCTGCAAGACGGTGAGCATCGAGGTCGCCGCCGCGCCCGCACCCGGTGTGGGCACGGGATCGCTCGGGAGTTGA
- a CDS encoding phosphoribosylaminoimidazolesuccinocarboxamide synthase codes for MRPELSSYRHLAAGKVRELYEIDGETLLLVATDRISAYDHVLSTPIPDKGRVLTAMSAYFFDALDVPNHLAGPLDDERIPAEVLGRAMVVHRLDMVQAECVARGYLTGSGIVEYRESGTVCGVELPEGLVEASRLPEPIFTPATKAAVGDHDENISFEQLSGIVGDELAGRLRTATLQVYARASEMAADRGVLLADTKFEFGLSDGELILADEVLTPDSSRYWPADGYEQGRVQPSFDKQFVRDWLTGPDSGWDRDSDSPPPPLSPEVVEATRARYIEAYERISGLRFSDWLGGESA; via the coding sequence ATGCGACCTGAGCTCTCCTCCTACCGCCATCTCGCCGCCGGGAAGGTCCGCGAGTTATACGAGATCGACGGCGAGACGCTGCTCCTGGTGGCCACCGACCGGATCTCGGCGTACGACCACGTGCTGAGCACGCCGATCCCCGACAAGGGACGGGTGCTCACCGCCATGAGCGCCTACTTCTTCGACGCCCTCGACGTGCCGAACCACCTGGCCGGGCCGCTCGACGACGAACGGATCCCCGCCGAGGTGCTCGGCCGGGCGATGGTGGTGCACCGCCTGGACATGGTGCAGGCCGAGTGCGTCGCCCGCGGCTACCTGACCGGGTCCGGGATAGTCGAGTACCGCGAGTCGGGGACGGTGTGCGGCGTCGAACTGCCCGAGGGGCTCGTCGAGGCCAGCCGCCTGCCGGAGCCGATCTTCACCCCGGCCACCAAGGCGGCGGTGGGCGACCACGACGAGAACATCTCGTTCGAGCAGCTCTCCGGGATCGTCGGCGACGAGCTGGCCGGCCGGCTGCGGACCGCCACCCTGCAGGTGTACGCGCGGGCGTCCGAGATGGCGGCCGACCGTGGGGTGTTGCTGGCGGACACCAAGTTCGAGTTCGGATTGTCCGACGGTGAGCTGATCCTCGCCGACGAGGTGCTCACCCCGGACTCCTCGCGCTACTGGCCGGCGGATGGTTACGAGCAGGGACGCGTGCAGCCGAGCTTCGACAAACAGTTCGTACGCGACTGGCTCACCGGCCCGGACTCGGGCTGGGACCGGGACTCGGACTCGCCGCCGCCCCCGCTATCGCCGGAGGTGGTCGAGGCGACCCGCGCACGGTACATCGAGGCCTACGAGCGGATCTCCGGCCTGCGGTTCTCGGACTGGCTCGGCGGTGAGTCCGCATGA
- a CDS encoding S9 family peptidase, protein MSDKDTTGTGTVAGTDTGTVAGTDTDSVAGTDTAGPGTEGRQVPTPPRAERRPHRREHHGRVFVDDYEWLRDKDAPATREYLEAENAYTDAMTAGQKPLEDEVYEEIRSRVKETDMSVPVRASGWWYFSRTSEGLSYARHCRVPVPPEYVADADDPAGWVPPEVSPGVELPGEQLLLDGNAEAEGHEYFALGAFSVSRDSRVLAWATDTEGDERYTLRFRSLDPDFTAPDEEISGVAAGVTWSRDGQYVFYVTVDEAWRPDTVWRHRLGTSRDDDDKVFHEPDESYWIGVGETRSEKYLQIAAGSKITTEVWCLDSADPAGEFWCVRPREEGVEYDVEHAVVGGEDRFLITHNAGSPNFAVVEAPAGPVDRDFRELNPLVPHRDDVRVEGVDAFARVLVLGYREQALPRFALMPLDRASTAGEGAYSAFTPVEFDEELFTSGPGSNPEWDAPVLRFGFGSFVTPGRIYSLALATGERTLLREQEVLGGYDPAGYVQRRDWAIAEDGTRVPISLVMSVDTAARIDAGEKVPTLLYGYGSYETSIDPAFSVARLSLLDRGMAYAVAHVRGGGEMGRLWYEQGKTLTKRATFTDFVDCARHLIDSGVTAPDRLVAEGGSAGGLLMGAVANLAPELFVGIQAVVPFVDPLTSILMPELPLTVIEWDEWGDPLHSEEVYDYMASYAPYENVEAKDYPAILAVTSLNDTRVLYVEPAKWVARLRAVSTSANSADRPVLLRCEMSAGHGGVSGRYERWRQTAFEYAWTVRTAGAD, encoded by the coding sequence ATGAGCGACAAGGACACGACCGGCACCGGCACCGTCGCGGGCACTGACACCGGCACCGTCGCGGGCACTGACACCGACTCCGTCGCGGGCACCGACACGGCCGGCCCGGGCACCGAGGGTCGGCAGGTCCCCACGCCTCCGCGGGCCGAGCGTCGGCCCCATCGCCGCGAACACCACGGCCGCGTCTTCGTGGACGACTACGAGTGGCTGCGCGACAAGGACGCCCCGGCGACCCGCGAGTACCTGGAGGCGGAGAACGCGTACACGGACGCGATGACGGCCGGGCAGAAGCCGCTCGAGGACGAGGTCTACGAGGAGATCCGCTCCCGCGTCAAGGAGACCGACATGTCGGTTCCCGTCCGGGCCAGCGGCTGGTGGTACTTCTCCCGCACCTCGGAGGGCCTGTCCTACGCGCGGCACTGCCGGGTGCCCGTGCCTCCCGAGTACGTGGCGGACGCCGACGACCCCGCCGGTTGGGTGCCGCCGGAGGTCTCGCCCGGGGTCGAGCTGCCCGGGGAGCAGCTGCTGTTGGACGGCAACGCCGAGGCCGAGGGGCACGAGTACTTCGCGCTCGGAGCGTTCTCGGTCAGCCGTGACAGCCGCGTGTTGGCCTGGGCCACCGACACCGAGGGCGACGAGCGCTACACCCTGCGTTTCCGGTCCCTGGACCCCGACTTCACGGCGCCTGACGAGGAGATCTCGGGCGTCGCGGCCGGTGTGACCTGGTCTCGCGACGGGCAGTACGTGTTCTATGTGACGGTCGACGAGGCGTGGCGCCCCGACACCGTGTGGCGTCACCGTCTGGGAACGAGCCGTGACGACGACGACAAGGTGTTCCACGAGCCCGACGAGTCCTACTGGATCGGGGTGGGCGAGACACGCAGCGAGAAGTACCTGCAGATCGCCGCGGGGTCCAAGATCACCACCGAGGTGTGGTGCCTGGATTCCGCCGACCCGGCCGGCGAGTTCTGGTGCGTACGCCCTCGCGAGGAGGGCGTCGAGTACGACGTCGAGCACGCGGTCGTCGGTGGCGAGGACCGTTTCCTCATCACCCACAACGCCGGATCGCCCAACTTCGCCGTGGTCGAGGCCCCGGCCGGACCGGTCGACCGTGACTTCCGCGAACTGAACCCGCTCGTGCCGCACCGCGACGACGTGCGGGTGGAGGGGGTCGACGCGTTCGCCCGCGTGCTGGTGCTGGGGTACCGGGAGCAGGCGCTGCCACGGTTCGCCCTGATGCCCCTTGATCGTGCGTCCACCGCTGGCGAGGGAGCCTATTCGGCGTTCACCCCGGTGGAGTTCGACGAGGAGCTGTTCACCTCGGGTCCGGGGTCGAACCCGGAGTGGGACGCGCCGGTGTTGAGGTTCGGGTTCGGCTCGTTCGTCACCCCGGGGCGCATCTACTCCCTGGCGTTGGCCACGGGGGAGCGGACCCTGCTTCGGGAGCAGGAGGTTCTCGGCGGCTACGACCCGGCCGGGTACGTGCAGCGCCGGGACTGGGCCATCGCCGAGGACGGCACCCGGGTGCCGATCTCGCTGGTGATGTCGGTGGACACGGCGGCGCGGATCGATGCGGGAGAGAAGGTTCCGACCCTGCTGTACGGCTACGGCTCGTACGAGACGAGCATCGACCCCGCGTTCTCGGTGGCCAGACTCTCGCTGCTCGACCGGGGGATGGCCTACGCGGTGGCGCACGTGCGTGGTGGCGGCGAGATGGGGCGTCTCTGGTACGAGCAGGGCAAGACCCTGACCAAGCGGGCCACGTTCACCGACTTCGTCGACTGCGCCCGCCATCTCATCGACAGTGGCGTGACGGCCCCGGACCGTCTGGTGGCGGAGGGCGGCAGTGCCGGCGGCCTGTTGATGGGCGCGGTGGCCAACCTCGCGCCGGAGCTGTTCGTCGGCATCCAGGCTGTGGTGCCGTTCGTCGATCCGCTCACCTCGATCCTCATGCCGGAGCTCCCGCTCACGGTGATCGAGTGGGACGAGTGGGGGGATCCGCTGCACTCCGAGGAGGTCTACGACTACATGGCCTCGTACGCGCCGTACGAGAACGTCGAGGCCAAGGACTACCCGGCCATCCTCGCGGTGACCTCCCTCAACGACACCCGGGTGCTCTACGTGGAGCCGGCCAAGTGGGTGGCCAGGCTGCGGGCGGTGTCGACCTCGGCGAACTCAGCCGATCGGCCGGTGCTGCTCCGATGCGAGATGAGCGCCGGACACGGGGGAGTGTCCGGTCGCTACGAGCGCTGGCGTCAGACGGCGTTCGAGTACGCGTGGACGGTCCGCACGGCCGGGGCCGACTAG
- a CDS encoding helix-turn-helix transcriptional regulator → MSPVRRGEKLPIFNRIAVLRAEHRLSRAALAERIEVNPQTVGALERGDHYPSLDLAFRICAVFDLPVEAVFSREEFQPMSTEIYRRSREDTP, encoded by the coding sequence ATGAGCCCAGTGCGACGGGGAGAAAAGCTTCCCATCTTCAATCGGATCGCCGTGCTGCGGGCCGAGCACCGACTCAGCCGCGCCGCGCTCGCCGAGCGAATCGAGGTCAATCCTCAGACCGTGGGGGCCCTCGAACGGGGCGACCACTACCCCAGCCTGGATCTGGCCTTCCGCATCTGCGCGGTGTTCGATCTTCCCGTCGAGGCCGTCTTCTCGCGGGAGGAGTTCCAGCCGATGTCCACAGAGATCTACCGCCGCTCACGAGAGGACACACCATGA
- a CDS encoding glutathione peroxidase produces the protein MSSLHDITFTTIDGESATLADYAGHAVLVVNVASECGLTPQYEGLQELADDYRERGFFVLGFPCNQFMGQEPGDEDAIKEFTSEKYGVTFPLAAKVDVNGPDRHPLYAELTAVADTDGEAGDVQWNFEKFLLSPTGEVVGRFRPKVEPGAPELTEAIEDVLPV, from the coding sequence ATGAGCAGCCTCCACGACATCACCTTCACCACTATCGACGGCGAGAGCGCCACGCTCGCCGACTACGCCGGTCACGCGGTCCTGGTGGTCAACGTGGCCAGCGAATGCGGTCTGACCCCGCAGTACGAGGGCCTGCAGGAGCTCGCCGACGACTACCGCGAGCGCGGGTTCTTCGTCCTGGGGTTCCCGTGCAACCAGTTCATGGGGCAGGAGCCCGGCGACGAGGACGCGATCAAGGAGTTCACCAGCGAGAAGTACGGCGTCACCTTCCCGCTGGCGGCCAAGGTCGACGTCAACGGTCCGGACCGCCACCCGCTGTACGCCGAGTTGACCGCGGTCGCCGACACCGACGGTGAGGCCGGCGACGTGCAGTGGAACTTCGAGAAGTTCCTGCTCTCCCCGACGGGTGAGGTCGTGGGCCGCTTCCGCCCCAAGGTGGAGCCCGGTGCCCCCGAACTCACCGAGGCGATCGAGGACGTCCTCCCGGTCTGA
- a CDS encoding DUF2334 domain-containing protein: MTPRSATPRSATPRLIVSVSGLRDSTLEGAVDLVGELERRSVPVSLLVAPRRGREYRMTDDRATQGWLRHRRELGDSIVLGGYDEAATRPRRPEFASIGPAEAAVRLAAADRIMADMGLRTRLFAPPRWNASPGCLEALPGAGFRVCASLTGIHDVVRGTSERGRALSIGEGFVADAWWCRALVSAAGRTAAAGGLVRVNVSAKQLARRAPRSALLDAVDRVTGEHGAEAGRYEWPKVALARAA; this comes from the coding sequence ATGACTCCGCGTTCGGCGACACCGCGTTCCGCCACCCCCCGCCTCATCGTCTCCGTCTCGGGGCTGCGCGACTCCACTCTCGAGGGTGCAGTGGACCTGGTCGGCGAACTCGAGCGCCGCTCCGTGCCCGTCTCGCTGCTCGTCGCGCCGAGGCGGGGGCGCGAGTACCGGATGACGGACGACCGGGCCACCCAGGGGTGGTTACGTCACCGTCGCGAGTTGGGCGACTCGATCGTGCTGGGTGGCTACGACGAGGCCGCGACCAGGCCGCGGCGACCCGAGTTCGCCTCCATCGGGCCTGCCGAGGCGGCGGTACGTCTGGCCGCTGCCGATCGGATCATGGCCGACATGGGCCTGAGGACTCGTCTGTTCGCCCCGCCGCGGTGGAACGCGTCCCCGGGCTGCCTCGAGGCGTTACCCGGGGCGGGTTTCCGGGTCTGCGCCTCGCTCACCGGCATCCATGACGTGGTTCGCGGGACCTCGGAGCGTGGCCGGGCGCTGTCGATCGGAGAGGGGTTCGTCGCCGATGCCTGGTGGTGTCGCGCCCTCGTCTCCGCGGCCGGCCGGACGGCGGCGGCCGGTGGGCTCGTGCGCGTCAACGTGTCCGCCAAGCAACTCGCACGCCGGGCTCCGCGGTCGGCGCTGCTGGACGCGGTGGACAGGGTGACCGGCGAACACGGAGCCGAGGCCGGACGCTACGAGTGGCCGAAGGTCGCATTGGCCCGCGCGGCCTGA
- the purS gene encoding phosphoribosylformylglycinamidine synthase subunit PurS: MARVVVEVMPKAEILDPQGQAIHRALGRLGHAGVTDVRQGKRFELEVADDVSDAELEEIASSLLANTVIEDWKVVRVDTAEVAS; encoded by the coding sequence GTGGCCCGAGTCGTCGTCGAAGTCATGCCCAAGGCCGAGATCCTCGATCCGCAGGGCCAGGCCATCCACAGAGCTCTGGGTCGTCTCGGCCACGCAGGCGTGACCGACGTCCGGCAGGGCAAGCGGTTCGAGCTCGAGGTCGCCGACGACGTGTCGGACGCCGAGCTCGAGGAGATCGCCTCGTCGCTCCTGGCCAACACGGTGATCGAGGACTGGAAGGTCGTTCGCGTGGACACCGCCGAGGTGGCCTCGTGA
- the purQ gene encoding phosphoribosylformylglycinamidine synthase subunit PurQ, giving the protein MTARIGVITFPGTLDDIDASRAVTRSGAEAVSLWHDDADLKGVDAVVVPGGFSYGDYLRCGAIASMAPVMGEVVAAARGGMPVLGICNGFQILCEAGLLPGALGRNRDMHFVCRDEWLRVENTGTAWSSRFEEGAEILIPLKSGEGRYMATAETIEQLEGEGRVVFRFAGDAPNGSTNGIAGICSENGRVVGLMPHPEHAIDPLTGPSDDGLGLFLSALDAAVTA; this is encoded by the coding sequence GTGACCGCACGGATCGGCGTCATCACCTTCCCCGGCACGCTCGATGACATTGATGCCTCGCGGGCCGTCACGAGGTCCGGTGCGGAAGCCGTGTCGTTGTGGCACGACGACGCGGACCTCAAGGGCGTCGACGCCGTCGTGGTGCCCGGCGGCTTCTCCTACGGCGACTATCTGCGTTGCGGTGCCATCGCCTCGATGGCCCCCGTCATGGGCGAGGTCGTCGCAGCTGCCCGGGGTGGCATGCCGGTGCTGGGGATCTGCAACGGTTTCCAGATCCTGTGCGAGGCCGGCCTGCTGCCCGGCGCGCTCGGTCGGAACCGCGACATGCACTTCGTGTGTCGCGACGAATGGCTGCGCGTGGAGAACACCGGCACCGCGTGGAGCAGTCGGTTCGAGGAGGGGGCGGAGATCCTCATCCCCCTCAAGTCCGGAGAGGGCCGGTACATGGCCACCGCGGAGACGATCGAGCAGCTCGAGGGCGAGGGGCGCGTGGTGTTCCGCTTCGCCGGCGACGCCCCCAACGGCTCGACCAACGGCATCGCCGGCATCTGTTCCGAGAACGGCCGGGTGGTGGGCCTCATGCCCCACCCCGAGCACGCGATCGACCCGCTGACGGGCCCATCCGACGACGGGCTGGGGTTGTTCCTCTCCGCCCTCGACGCGGCGGTCACCGCCTGA